A genomic stretch from Flavobacterium sp. KS-LB2 includes:
- a CDS encoding VCBS repeat-containing protein, with protein sequence MSNRFVLLPLIILFFTNCSKENSENKNALFSKLDASQTGINFLNEVKNGADMNIFKYRNFYNGGGVAIGDINNDGLSDVYFTSNLGTNKLYLNKGNFKFEDISKKAGVEGTKTWSTGVVMVDLNADGLLDIYVCNAGNSSGDQQKNELFINNGNGTFTEKAADYNLADTGITTHAAFFDYDKDGDLDVYILNNSFIPVSSLNYSNKRDLRDKDWEVADILKGGGDRLLRNDNGKFVDVSEKSGIYGSLIGFGLGVTVGDVNGDLYPDIYISNDFYERDYLYINNKNGTFTEQIQGWTSHISQSSMGADMADVNNDGKADIFVTDMLPEPDERLKTTTSFENYDLFIRKVNLDFYYQYMQNTLQINNGDNQFLEIANHAGVSKTDWSWGALLFDMDNDGYKDIYVCNGIYNDLTNQDFVDFFANEFMQKMVVTGKKEEIQTIISKMPSTPIPNYAFRNNKNLTFTNEAVNWGLDTPSFSNGAAYADLDNDGDLDLVVNNVNMESFVYRNNSEKNKKNHYVKVKLKGDNQNKFAVGSVVELFSGDEILRQELIPSRGFQSSIDYVMTFGIGTKKVDSLQVIWPNGKSQTIKKIANNSTLNLDITNAKEDYVAKNAKLKPLFTEKKTTFSAHKENNYIDFDHEGLISKMLSQEGPSLAIADLNDDGNEDVFIGGAKGQSGKIYLNKGNGNYLVTVQKDLDLDATFEDTAASFFDADNDGDIDLLVGSGGNEKVDQANYKNRLYLNNGKGVFVKSKTNIPTTNNNVSVIVSNDFDNDGDIDVFIGSRSVPGVYGIDPKHLLLENDGKGNFTNVIDKKAFKINTVGMITDAIWEDIDNDSKKDLIIVGDWTAPIIFKNNGRRLVEYKSNLTGYLGFWNAVSCVDLNNDGKKDLILGNKGTNTNYKATNANPIKLFTNDFDNNGTIEQIATRSIAGKDLPINLKQELAKQIPSIKKKNLSYVDYSKKTFQELFAKEVVDNSIQKTVNIQESVIAINKGNGKFEVKALPKEVQFSSVNTISTLDVNNDGILDLILGGNQYEFKPQFSSLDANYGSVLLGNKNGTFSWMPYNKSGFFIKGEVKQVRIIKDKNKTVSIIAVVNDNTPKIFLRHE encoded by the coding sequence ATGTCAAATCGTTTTGTCTTATTACCACTTATTATCCTCTTTTTTACCAACTGTTCCAAAGAAAATTCAGAAAATAAAAATGCTTTATTCTCTAAATTGGATGCTTCACAAACTGGAATTAATTTCCTGAATGAAGTTAAGAATGGAGCCGATATGAACATCTTCAAATACAGGAATTTTTATAATGGTGGTGGTGTCGCTATTGGAGACATTAATAATGATGGTCTTTCCGATGTGTATTTTACCTCTAATCTTGGGACAAATAAACTCTACTTAAATAAAGGAAATTTTAAATTTGAGGATATTTCTAAAAAAGCTGGTGTAGAAGGAACTAAAACTTGGTCTACAGGTGTAGTTATGGTCGATTTAAATGCGGATGGTCTACTCGATATTTATGTATGTAATGCAGGAAATAGTTCGGGCGATCAACAAAAAAACGAACTTTTTATTAATAATGGCAATGGTACTTTTACTGAAAAAGCAGCGGATTACAATCTAGCTGATACAGGAATTACTACCCATGCAGCTTTTTTTGACTATGATAAAGATGGGGATTTAGATGTGTATATTCTGAATAACAGTTTTATACCTGTAAGTAGTCTTAATTATTCCAATAAAAGAGACTTAAGAGATAAAGACTGGGAGGTTGCTGATATTTTAAAAGGTGGAGGAGATAGACTATTGCGCAATGATAACGGTAAGTTTGTTGATGTAAGTGAGAAATCAGGAATCTATGGTAGTCTAATTGGTTTTGGTCTTGGAGTAACAGTAGGAGATGTAAACGGTGATTTGTATCCAGATATTTATATTTCGAATGATTTTTATGAAAGAGATTATTTATACATTAATAATAAAAACGGAACCTTTACTGAACAAATACAGGGATGGACATCACACATTAGTCAATCTTCTATGGGAGCTGACATGGCCGATGTCAACAATGATGGGAAAGCCGATATTTTTGTGACTGATATGTTACCAGAACCGGACGAACGTCTTAAAACGACTACGAGTTTTGAAAACTATGATTTATTTATTAGAAAAGTAAATCTGGATTTCTACTATCAATACATGCAAAACACGTTGCAAATTAACAATGGAGACAATCAATTCCTTGAAATAGCAAATCATGCCGGAGTTTCCAAAACGGACTGGAGTTGGGGCGCTTTGTTATTTGATATGGACAATGATGGTTATAAAGATATCTACGTTTGCAATGGAATTTATAACGATTTAACGAACCAAGATTTTGTTGACTTTTTTGCCAATGAGTTTATGCAAAAAATGGTAGTGACTGGTAAAAAAGAAGAAATACAAACTATTATCAGTAAAATGCCGAGTACGCCGATACCCAATTACGCTTTTAGAAATAATAAAAATTTGACTTTTACCAATGAAGCTGTAAACTGGGGGTTAGACACACCAAGTTTTTCTAATGGTGCTGCTTATGCTGATTTAGATAATGATGGGGATTTAGATTTGGTTGTCAATAATGTAAATATGGAATCTTTTGTATATCGAAATAACTCAGAGAAAAATAAAAAGAACCACTACGTTAAAGTAAAATTAAAAGGCGATAATCAAAATAAATTTGCTGTAGGAAGTGTGGTTGAGCTTTTCTCAGGTGATGAAATTCTTAGACAAGAGTTAATTCCTTCTAGAGGTTTTCAATCGTCTATAGATTATGTAATGACTTTTGGAATTGGCACCAAAAAAGTTGATTCCTTGCAAGTAATTTGGCCAAATGGGAAGTCTCAAACAATTAAAAAAATTGCCAATAATAGCACCTTAAATCTGGATATTACAAATGCAAAAGAAGATTATGTTGCCAAAAATGCCAAACTAAAACCATTGTTTACTGAAAAGAAAACAACTTTTTCAGCACACAAAGAAAATAATTACATTGATTTTGATCATGAAGGTTTAATCTCCAAAATGCTTTCTCAAGAAGGACCTTCACTTGCAATTGCGGATTTAAATGATGATGGTAATGAGGATGTGTTTATTGGTGGAGCCAAAGGGCAATCTGGTAAAATATATTTAAATAAAGGGAATGGTAATTATTTAGTTACAGTTCAAAAAGACTTAGACCTAGATGCTACTTTTGAAGATACGGCAGCTAGCTTTTTTGATGCGGATAATGATGGAGACATTGATTTATTGGTTGGTTCTGGTGGAAATGAAAAAGTAGATCAGGCTAACTATAAAAACCGACTGTATTTGAATAATGGGAAAGGAGTTTTTGTGAAAAGTAAAACCAATATTCCTACAACAAACAATAATGTTTCTGTAATTGTATCAAATGATTTTGATAACGATGGAGATATTGATGTATTTATAGGAAGCCGAAGCGTTCCTGGTGTTTATGGAATTGATCCCAAGCATTTGTTATTAGAAAATGATGGAAAAGGAAATTTCACAAATGTGATTGACAAAAAAGCTTTCAAAATTAATACGGTTGGAATGATTACTGATGCCATTTGGGAAGACATTGATAACGATTCTAAAAAAGATTTAATAATTGTAGGAGATTGGACAGCTCCAATAATTTTTAAGAATAATGGACGTAGATTGGTTGAGTATAAATCCAACCTTACGGGATATCTTGGTTTTTGGAATGCAGTTAGTTGTGTTGACTTGAATAATGACGGTAAAAAAGATTTGATTCTTGGTAATAAAGGAACGAATACAAATTACAAAGCGACCAATGCTAATCCGATCAAATTATTTACCAACGATTTTGATAATAATGGAACTATTGAACAAATAGCTACTAGGTCAATTGCTGGTAAAGATTTACCAATAAATTTAAAACAAGAATTAGCGAAACAAATTCCTTCCATTAAGAAGAAAAATTTGAGTTATGTGGATTATTCTAAAAAAACATTCCAAGAATTATTCGCCAAAGAAGTAGTCGATAATTCGATTCAAAAAACGGTGAATATTCAAGAAAGTGTAATTGCAATCAACAAAGGAAATGGTAAGTTTGAGGTAAAAGCACTGCCAAAAGAAGTTCAGTTTTCTTCTGTAAATACCATAAGCACTTTAGATGTGAATAATGATGGGATTTTGGATTTAATCTTAGGTGGTAATCAATATGAATTCAAACCACAATTCTCCAGTTTAGATGCTAATTATGGTAGCGTACTTTTAGGAAATAAAAACGGAACTTTTTCATGGATGCCTTATAATAAATCAGGTTTCTTCATTAAAGGAGAAGTGAAACAGGTTAGAATAATAAAAGATAAAAATAAAACGGTTTCAATTATAGCTGTTGTAAATGATAATACTCCTAAAATATTTTTACGCCATGAATAA
- a CDS encoding VCBS repeat-containing protein has protein sequence MNNFFRIGLASLLFIGCSKKEGQLFEKLPSEESNITFNNQLLESKNISILDYLYYYNGGGVALGDINNDGLVDIYFTSNQGKNKLYLNKGNNKFEDISVKAGVESQSDWNAGTVMADVNGDGYLDIYVCAVVGINGFEGQNELFINNKDNTFTESAAEYGLDLDNYSSSAAFFDYDLDGDLDMYLLNHAVHSELSFGKADSRNKRSYECGDKLFRNDNGKFIDVSEQAGIFGGANGYGLGLAVSDFNLDGFPDIYVGNDFHEDDYYYINNGDGTFTESLKQYFGHTSRFSMGVDVADVNHDGFPDILSLDMLPEDEKVLKSALGDDNTQMIKMRTEKLGYHFQYSRNTMQLNQAGNHFTETALLSGIAASDWSWSTLFGDYDQDGEQDIFISNGIPKRPNDLDYVKYYSNDQIKSKITTTKLLDKEALKRMPKGNVTNYVFQGAADLQYKNRSSDWIENDSIISNGSGYADLDNDGDLDVITNNTNAIASLYINKTDAKSNYLKLKLRFVGKNTFGIGAKVISYSKGKKQFKELQTTRGFQSSSEPIIHFGYGKTTKIDSVVVIWPDKTYQTIKNVKTGQTLTVKANPNRKSFDYKKLHPSILPIFKKLETGLGIDFVHQENDFIDILSQKLIPYQRSDRGLATAVGDLNGDGKEDIFFGSSKGKKAAIYFQNASGFSKKQDTTIEQDSIFEDASAVIGDFNNDKINDLYVASGGGENASNLQDRLYFNSNNQFLSKALPKLVQNASVVKAFDYDKDGDLDIFVGNNSINNRFGSMPNCYLLNNNKGAFTIVENKTFDKIGMVTDAIFSDFNKDGKIDLIVVGEWMKPTFFANKNGKFTDVTASVFPEKSNGLWQSVLSFDIDQDGDEDYLVGNWGMNSKFKASQDFPMKMYYDDFDSNGSFETIVAIEKKGQYYTTLGLDELAEQFSGMLKKKFNSYKSFAGKTLVEIFDPKMLEKGTLFEVHNLKSGYLRNDKGKFTFVPFSNKMQVAPITSFLKSNFDSDAKEEVFAAGNYFGVSPYHSRFDGFSGALIKNDRTIFLGNQIGIDLTQKAVRHLDIVNFNGKKYMLITINNKKVELYEMPSAKK, from the coding sequence ATGAATAATTTTTTTAGAATAGGATTGGCATCATTGCTGTTTATTGGTTGTTCCAAAAAAGAAGGGCAATTGTTTGAGAAATTGCCTTCAGAGGAAAGCAATATTACATTCAATAACCAATTGTTAGAATCCAAAAACATTTCCATTTTAGATTACCTCTATTATTACAATGGAGGTGGTGTCGCACTTGGTGATATCAATAATGATGGTTTGGTAGATATATATTTTACTTCCAATCAAGGAAAAAATAAATTGTACCTGAATAAAGGCAATAATAAATTTGAAGATATTTCGGTAAAAGCAGGTGTAGAAAGTCAAAGTGACTGGAACGCTGGTACGGTTATGGCCGATGTGAATGGTGATGGGTATCTTGATATTTATGTTTGTGCAGTTGTTGGAATTAATGGTTTTGAGGGTCAAAATGAGTTATTTATCAATAATAAGGACAACACATTTACCGAAAGTGCAGCAGAATACGGATTGGATTTAGACAATTATAGTTCTTCTGCAGCTTTTTTTGATTACGATTTAGATGGAGATTTAGATATGTATTTATTAAATCATGCTGTTCATTCTGAATTGTCTTTTGGAAAAGCAGATAGCAGGAATAAAAGGAGTTATGAGTGTGGGGATAAGTTATTTCGTAATGATAACGGAAAATTTATTGATGTAAGTGAGCAGGCAGGAATTTTTGGTGGTGCTAATGGCTATGGTTTAGGATTGGCAGTTTCTGATTTTAACTTAGATGGTTTTCCGGATATTTATGTAGGGAATGATTTCCACGAAGATGATTACTACTATATAAATAATGGAGATGGGACTTTTACCGAAAGTCTGAAACAGTATTTTGGTCATACAAGCCGATTCTCTATGGGAGTTGATGTGGCGGATGTGAATCATGATGGTTTTCCAGACATTCTGAGTTTGGACATGCTTCCAGAAGACGAAAAAGTTTTGAAATCAGCATTGGGTGATGACAATACTCAGATGATAAAAATGAGAACCGAAAAATTAGGCTATCATTTTCAATACTCTAGAAATACCATGCAGCTAAATCAAGCTGGAAATCATTTCACAGAAACGGCTTTGTTGAGTGGTATTGCTGCAAGCGATTGGAGTTGGAGTACGTTGTTTGGGGATTATGATCAAGATGGAGAACAAGATATTTTTATAAGTAACGGAATACCAAAGCGACCTAACGATTTGGATTATGTGAAATACTATTCAAATGATCAAATAAAAAGTAAAATCACTACAACAAAATTATTAGATAAAGAAGCATTGAAGAGAATGCCAAAGGGAAATGTGACCAACTATGTTTTTCAAGGTGCAGCTGATTTACAATATAAAAACCGCTCGAGTGATTGGATAGAAAATGATTCTATAATTTCAAATGGTAGTGGGTATGCAGATCTTGATAATGATGGTGATCTAGATGTAATTACTAATAATACTAATGCGATTGCATCTCTGTATATTAATAAAACAGATGCAAAATCAAACTATTTAAAATTGAAACTTCGGTTTGTAGGAAAAAATACTTTTGGAATTGGAGCCAAAGTAATTTCCTATTCTAAAGGGAAAAAACAATTTAAGGAATTGCAGACTACCCGAGGATTTCAATCTTCATCAGAACCGATAATTCATTTTGGTTATGGAAAAACAACTAAAATTGATTCGGTAGTGGTGATTTGGCCAGATAAAACGTATCAAACAATAAAGAATGTTAAAACAGGTCAAACGCTTACCGTAAAAGCGAATCCTAATAGAAAAAGCTTTGATTATAAAAAATTGCATCCGAGTATTTTACCAATTTTCAAAAAGCTGGAAACTGGTTTAGGGATTGACTTTGTGCACCAAGAAAACGATTTTATTGATATTTTAAGCCAAAAATTAATCCCATACCAACGTTCTGATCGCGGTCTAGCAACTGCAGTTGGAGATTTGAATGGCGATGGAAAAGAGGATATTTTCTTTGGTAGTTCTAAAGGTAAAAAAGCAGCAATTTATTTTCAAAATGCTAGCGGATTTTCTAAAAAACAAGATACAACAATTGAACAGGATTCTATTTTTGAAGATGCTTCAGCTGTTATAGGTGATTTCAACAATGATAAAATCAATGATTTATATGTGGCGTCCGGTGGTGGTGAAAATGCATCTAATTTACAAGATCGTTTGTATTTCAATAGCAACAATCAATTTCTAAGTAAAGCATTGCCTAAGTTGGTTCAAAATGCATCGGTTGTTAAGGCTTTTGATTATGATAAAGATGGTGATTTAGATATTTTTGTTGGAAATAATTCAATCAATAATAGATTTGGAAGCATGCCGAATTGCTATTTGTTGAACAATAATAAAGGTGCGTTTACTATTGTTGAGAATAAAACGTTTGACAAAATAGGAATGGTCACGGATGCTATTTTTAGTGATTTTAATAAAGATGGTAAAATAGATTTAATTGTTGTTGGTGAATGGATGAAACCTACTTTTTTTGCTAATAAAAACGGAAAATTCACAGATGTAACAGCAAGTGTTTTTCCAGAGAAAAGTAATGGGTTGTGGCAATCAGTGCTCTCTTTTGATATCGATCAGGATGGTGATGAGGATTATTTGGTAGGAAATTGGGGAATGAATTCTAAATTTAAAGCCTCACAAGATTTTCCGATGAAAATGTATTATGATGATTTTGATTCTAACGGATCTTTTGAAACGATTGTGGCAATAGAAAAGAAAGGACAATATTACACTACATTAGGTCTTGATGAACTTGCGGAACAATTCAGCGGAATGTTAAAAAAGAAATTCAATAGTTATAAATCTTTTGCGGGTAAAACATTGGTTGAGATTTTTGATCCAAAAATGCTCGAAAAAGGAACCTTGTTTGAAGTTCACAATTTGAAATCAGGTTATTTGAGAAATGATAAAGGGAAATTTACTTTTGTGCCTTTTTCGAATAAAATGCAAGTGGCTCCGATTACCAGTTTTTTGAAGTCTAATTTTGATTCAGACGCGAAAGAGGAAGTTTTTGCAGCAGGAAACTACTTTGGAGTTTCACCTTATCACAGTAGATTTGATGGTTTTTCAGGTGCTTTAATCAAAAACGATAGAACCATATTTTTAGGTAATCAAATAGGAATTGATTTGACTCAAAAGGCAGTTAGGCACTTGGATATTGTTAATTTCAATGGAAAGAAATATATGTTGATTACAATAAATAATAAAAAGGTAGAATTGTATGAAATGCCTTCTGCTAAAAAATAA
- a CDS encoding vanadium-dependent haloperoxidase: protein MTHKIIKLKNMNSKMYLLGLILLFFTSCKKETPIKVTTDDFCAAVDTVTGIMVHDIFSPPVASRIYVYPNVAAYEIMAQNSTKYESLQGQLKGLDSIPKLDPKSGVNKNLAALIAHIEVSKQLIFSEEALEKYRDSLYDKWGSENQKEFDVSKEYALKVVNRIKMWMGKDNYKETRTYSKFSVDAEQAGRWQPTPPSYMDGVEPHWGEIRTLVMDSASQFKPIPAYPFSTDKNSLFYKEAKETYDVGNMISKKLIEVEKNQSKPIPEESAIASFWDCNPYATVVQGHMMFAKKKNTPDAHWINITKIALKKSKADFDTTVFAYTLTSIGIFESFISCWDEKYRSNVVRPETYINQNIDENWRPQLQTPPFPEYVSGHSVVSSCSAVILTSIFGDNFSYIDDSEVPFGLPKRSFKSFKQAAAEASISRLYGGIHYRAAIENGITQGNNIGGYINNKLKMIKK from the coding sequence ATGACACACAAAATAATTAAACTCAAAAATATGAACTCTAAAATGTATCTTTTAGGTCTAATACTACTTTTTTTTACATCTTGTAAAAAAGAGACCCCAATTAAAGTCACAACAGATGACTTCTGCGCTGCAGTTGATACAGTGACTGGGATTATGGTTCATGACATATTTTCTCCGCCAGTTGCCAGTAGAATTTATGTGTATCCTAACGTTGCTGCTTATGAGATTATGGCTCAAAATAGCACCAAATATGAAAGTTTACAAGGTCAGCTAAAAGGATTAGATTCTATTCCTAAACTAGATCCGAAAAGCGGTGTAAACAAAAATTTAGCGGCGCTTATTGCGCATATTGAAGTAAGTAAGCAATTGATTTTTTCAGAGGAAGCGTTAGAGAAATATAGAGACAGTTTATATGATAAATGGGGTTCTGAAAACCAAAAAGAATTTGATGTGTCTAAGGAATACGCATTAAAAGTAGTGAACAGAATCAAAATGTGGATGGGGAAAGATAATTATAAAGAAACTCGAACCTATTCTAAATTTTCAGTTGATGCAGAACAAGCTGGAAGATGGCAACCAACTCCTCCATCTTACATGGATGGTGTTGAGCCACATTGGGGTGAAATTAGGACTTTAGTTATGGATTCGGCATCTCAATTTAAGCCCATTCCAGCTTATCCGTTTTCCACGGACAAAAATTCGCTTTTTTACAAAGAAGCAAAAGAAACGTATGATGTTGGGAATATGATATCTAAAAAATTGATTGAAGTTGAGAAAAATCAAAGTAAACCAATTCCTGAAGAATCAGCAATTGCCTCGTTTTGGGATTGTAATCCGTATGCGACAGTTGTTCAGGGACATATGATGTTTGCAAAGAAGAAAAATACACCGGATGCTCATTGGATTAACATTACTAAAATAGCGTTAAAAAAATCAAAAGCAGATTTTGATACTACCGTGTTTGCTTATACGTTAACCTCAATTGGGATTTTTGAAAGTTTCATCAGTTGTTGGGACGAAAAGTATAGAAGTAATGTGGTGAGACCTGAAACGTATATTAATCAAAATATAGACGAAAACTGGAGACCACAATTACAAACACCTCCTTTTCCGGAATATGTAAGCGGACATTCAGTGGTTTCCTCATGTTCAGCAGTTATTCTAACATCTATTTTTGGAGATAATTTTAGCTATATAGATGATTCAGAAGTCCCTTTTGGGCTGCCAAAAAGATCTTTCAAATCATTTAAGCAAGCGGCGGCAGAGGCTTCAATTAGTAGGCTTTACGGAGGTATTCATTATAGAGCTGCTATTGAAAATGGTATTACACAAGGCAATAATATAGGGGGGTATATTAATAATAAATTAAAGATGATTAAAAAATAA